In Bacteroidota bacterium, the DNA window ATGAACACATCGTACTCATCCCGGACACTTCGAACCCTTCTGCTCGCAGTGATCGTATTCACCACTACCGAAGCGTTCGCAAGTCATGCACTCTTTGGCAGGTACTCATCGTATCGCCCACTGCGCTCGATCGCGCTGAGCTATACACCCAAGACCGACCTGCTCTTTTCCGGCACCGAACTCACTCCGGTCACCATCACGACACCAACGTTCAATGTCCCAGAGCTGATGACGCCGCTGTTCTCCGTTCAATCGGGCGGACATGATGACGGCAACGACTCGTCGCATGGCGGCGGGGGCGACGACTCATCTCACGGCGGTGGCGGTCATGACGGTGGAAGCGGCGGCTCGAACGATTCGAGCGGCGGCCATGGAGGACATGACAACGACAGCACCGGTCACGACGGTGGTAACGACTCGACCGGACATCACGGTGACAATGACAGCACCGGACATGATGGTGGTACCGATTCTACGGGTCATCACGGTAATGACGATAGCACCGGACACCACGATGACGACAGCACGGGCCACGATGGAGGCAACGATTCAACCGGTCATCACGGTAGTGACGACAGCACGCATTCACACTCTGACACGCTCGATTGCGGCGGACACGGCGAGCACCACCATGGTAACAACGGTCATGATAGCGTCGAGGTCAACGACTCGACCGAGCGCGCAATGTTCGGCAATCAGCACCAATCGATTGTGATCAAGTCCGACGGCTCGACGGCCATCGTCACCCTGCAATTCACTAACGATCTCACTCAAGCGATCGACGTGACGGGCCTGACACTGCAAACCGGTGCGAACTTCCATATCGCAGGCGAGGTACCCACCTCGACCAAACCGGTCTCGCTGCCCGCCGGAGGCAAACTGCCGATCACGATCGTCTTCGATGCAGCCGACGTCGCGGCGCACACCGACCAGCTCAATATCACGACGAATGCGCAACAGGCGACAGTTTCGCTCGAAGGGGTGCAGGTTGTTGCTGCCGGCGTGACATCAAGCGCAGATAACGGTGTGACGATTTCAATCTCCCCGAACCCCGCATCGAACGTCATCAAAGCAGGTGTGCACGGCTTGACGAACGTACGCATCGGCGTGTACACATCGAACGGAACAGAAGTATATGCTGCTTCATCGCTCGGCGAAACCTGGAGTTGGACACCGGATGTGCGCATCGCAAACGGACAATACCTCGTCCGCATCGACGGCATAACGTCAGATGGCCACACCTACAGCACGACACGTTCTGTAATACTTGCACGCTGAGAGTTTGATTGAACGAAACTCTTCGGACCCCGATACTTCATTCGTGAGTATCGGGGTCTGCTGTTTGTTGCGAGTTCAAACTCCTCCACCCTTCCTGCGAGACCATAACGTTTGCATAATACAGTGCTAATCGTTTGATATCGGAGCATGCGTTCGCCGAGCGCGTTTGTAGTACGTGTTTGAACCATCACGTACTACTTCGGCAACCATTATGCCCCGAGACGGATACCGGCACTCTCATTCGGCAGGGTCCGAACATCGACCGAAGATCCTCTTCATCTGCGGCTCGCTCAACCAGACGACGCAGATGCACCAGATCGCTGCGGCATTGCCGGAATGCGATGCCTACTTTACCCCGTATTATGCCGACGGCTTCATCGAAGGTCTTCGCAAGCGCGGCATGGCCGAGTTCACAATTCTCGGCGGAAAGCACTTCGCCCGGACGGTAGAATACTTGCGCGATCAACAATTCGACATTGATTATCGCGGTGAGCGGTTCGAGTACGATCTCGTCGTTCGATGTGCCGACCTCGTCGTCCCGCGCAATACACGCGGGACGCGCAGCATCCTTGTACAAGAAGGTATGACCGATCCTCGTAATCTGCGGTTTTACCTTATCAAGTATTTCGGGCTGCTCCCACGTTGGGCTGCGAGCACGGCAACCTTCGGCCTCAGCGATGAGTATGACCGGTTCTGTGTCGCAAGCGACGGATATCGCGAACACTTCATCGAAAACGGCATTCTGGCCGAAAAGCTTACGGTGACCGGTATTCCAAACTTCGACAACTGCGCGCGATTCCTCCGCAACGGCTTCCCGCACAGAGGCTATGTGCTCGTGTGCACCTCCGACATGCGTGAAACGCTGCGGTATGAGAATCGCCCGAAGTTTATTCAGAAATGCGTCGAGATCGCGGCAGGCCGTCAACTGATCTTCAAGCTTCATCCGAACGAGAACGTCGCTCGTGCGACGACAGAGATTAACACATTCGCTCCCGGTGCATTGGTCTATGCGACCGGCAAAGCGGAAGAAATGGTTGCCAATTGCGAGGTGCTCGTCACCCGATACTCGACGGTGATCTTCTATGCCGCGGCACTCGGCAAAGAGATACACTGCGACCTTGATAATGCCGAGATCAAGGCGCTCACGCCGGTTCAGAACGGACGTGCAGCGCTCAATATTGCCGATGTCTGCCGCGACGTACTCTCGGAGGATACGAACACACTTCCCCGCGGGAATGCCAAGATCCTTCGAAAGCACGCACGGAAAAACGACATCCGGCAATTACTCGGCTCTGACAAACGCAGATCGTTTCGATACGGTATATGAGAACAGTCATCGTCATCCAAGCTCGAACGGGCTCGTCTCGCTTGCCGGGGAAAGTGCTATTACCGTTGGCCGGCAAGACGCTGCTTGAACGAATGATCGAACGCGTGAGCGCGTCGTCGCTTGCCGACGAGATCGTCATCGCGACTACTATCGAACCACAGGACGATCCGATCGAGTCGCTCTGTGCAAGCACCGGGGTTCGCGTCTTTCGCGGCCACCCTACCGACTTACTCGACCGTCATCATGCAGCGGGGAAACTGCACGGCGCGGATATTGTCGTCAAGATCCCTTCCGATTGTCCGCTTATCGATCCTGCGGTGATCGACCGCGTCATCGGAACGTACCTCGAGGCACCGGATGCGTATGACTTCGTGAGTAACCTCCACCCTGCGACCTATCCCGATGGGAATGACGTCGAAGTACTGCCGATGCACATCCTGCATACTGCGTGGCTCGAAGCCTGCCGGGATTACGAACGAGAACACACTACTCCGTTCATCTGGGAACATCCTGAGCGCTTTCGTATCGGGAATGTCCGATGGGAGAGTGGGCTCGATTACTCGATGTCGCATCGCGTTACGATCGACTATATCGAGGACTATCAGTGCATTTGTCGCATCTTCGAAGATCTGTACACAAACGAGAATCCGATCTTCTCGCTCGCACAAATCGTCGAGTTGCTTGAATCTAAACCTCACATTGCGAAGATCAACAACCAGTTCGCGGGCGTGAATTGGTACCGAGATCATCTCGACGAACTTCGCACTATCACCCATGTGCAAACCCGCATTGCGCCGAATCAACTGTTCGCATGAGTCTCGGAGCCGAACGAATCCAACATCTTGAGTCGCTTGCACTGCGCGTGCGCGAGCATATCATTCGCATGGCCACCGACGGCGGCTGTTTTATCGGGGCGTCGCTCAGTTGTGCCGACCTGCTCGTGTACATGTATTCTGAAGTATTGAACATCTCGCCCAGCACGACCGCCGATCCGCAACGCGATTACTTCTTGCTCTCGAAGGGTCATGACGTTCCGGCGCTCTATGGCACGCTTGCAGAGCTCGGTTTCATCGATACGTCGCGTCTTACGAATCATCTCAAGACGAACGATTCGATCTATTGGCATCCGAACCGTGCCGTTGCCGGCGTGGAGTTTCACTCCGGTTCGCTCGGTCATCTGCTCTCGGTTGCGATCGGTATCGCGATGGATATCAAGCTCCGAGGCGGCTCGAACCGCGTCTTTGTCATTCTCGGGGATGGAGAATTGAACGAAGGGACGATCTGGGAGGGAGCTCTTGTCGCGGCCGCGAAGCATCTCGATAATCTCATCGCTATCGTTGACCGAAACGGCTTCCAGGCTAATATCCGTACCGAAGAATTACTTCCGCTCGAACCGATCGAGAACAAGTTCGCAGCCTTCGGATGGTCAGCGGCTCGTACCGATGGGCATGATTTTCTTGCGATGTCCGAGACCTTTGCCACGATTCCCTTCGCCGAAGGAGCGCCGACCGTGATCATTGCCGACACCGTACGAGGCAAAGGACTGCCCAGCATCGAAGCACGTGCAGACCGATGGTTCGTCAACTTCACGCATGATGAAGTGCGTCAGTTGCTCGGCGAACTGCACGGCCTCTCGGTCAGTACGCTTACGTCAACACCGCTCATGGTACGCTAACCGATCGGAACACCGATGAACTACGAACAGCAACTACTCGCCATCGCACAAGCCGACGAACGCATCGTCGTGATGACCGCCGAAAACCGAGCCGCGATCCGCAACCTTCCGGCAAAACTGGGTAACCGTTTCATCGATGTCGGCATTGCGGAACAGACGATGATCGCAGCCGCGGCGGGGCTTGCACTTCGGGGCCGCATCCCGGTCGTGCATGCGCTCGCGACATTCCTCACACTCCGAGCATTTGAGTTTATTCGCACCGACATCGGGATCGGCAGACTGCCAGTCGTCATTGTCGGCGGTGTACCCGGATTTCTCTCGGAGGCAAATGGACCCACACATCAGGCCATCGAGGACATCGCGTTGATGCGCGGCATCCCCGGGATGGGGGTGTTCTGTCCGTCGGATTCCGAAGAGCTTGTCGCTGCACTGCCGCAGATCGTAGCAAGCGCGCAGCCATACTATATCCGCTACTACAGCGGAGAACCGGTCGTGATGCATTCCGCATTTGCGCTTGGCAAGGCCGAGGTCTTCTGGTCATGTTACGGGGCAGGCGCAGCAGACGATGTGGCCATACTCACCTACGGATTCCTGCTCGAACAGGCACTTGAAGCGCAACAGATCTTACAATCGAACGGTCTGAGCGTCCGGGTCGTGAATCTGCGTACGCTCTCGCCGATCGATCGTGCGGCAATCGTCGATGCGGCGACATCCGTCGAACTCCTCGTCACCCTCGAAGACCATTTTGTCATTGGCGGCCTTTTCTCGATCGTTAGCGAGTTGCTCGTTCGCGAACGTATCCTTCCGAATGTGCTCCCCATCGCTCTCGAACAGCGCTGGTTCAAACCCGCGCTGCTACAGGATGTATTGGAATACGAGGGCTTCACCTCGGAAGCAATCGCCCGAAGAATCGCCGGACGTCTCGAAGCGGCAGATGCAACCGCAGACGTCCTAACCATCAGCTACTAACCGCAACTACTATGCCGAATATCGTTTCTCTCGATCAGGATTACCCGATCACGCTGAACTCGGAAGCGCTCTATGCCCGCAGCGAGGGGCTGATACCTGCCCATACGCAAACATTAGCCAAAGGACCGCGTCAATATGTCGGCGGTTCGCCAAAGTATCTCGATCATGGGAAAGGCTCGCATATATGGGATGTGGACGGTAACGAATTCATCGACTTTCAGATGGGCATCGGACCGCTCTCGCTCGGATATTGCTACAGTGTCGTCGATGAAGCGATCACGTCACAACTGGAGAAGGGCATCACATTCTCGCTCATGAGTCCGCTGGAAGTGGAAGTAGCGGAGCTGATCCGCTCCGTCGTCCCGAATGCGGAGATGGTGCGTTTCTCGAAGACGGGCTGCGATGTGACCACCGCTGCCATTCGCCTCGCGAGGGCCTATACCGGACGCGAGAAAGTGCTCTGTTGCGGCTATCACGGCTGGCATGACTGGTATATCGGTGTCACCGATCGCAGCAACGGCATCCCGCAGGCCGTTCAAGACCTTTCGTTCACATTCAACTACAACGACATCGAGTCCGTCCTCGCGTCCATCGACGAGAATACGGCCTGTGTGATCCTCGAACCGATCGTCTTCGAAGCGCCCCGAAATAATTTTCTGCAGGAGCTCAGCGACGTCTGCAAACGCTTCGGTGCGCTGCTTATCTTCGACGAAATGTGGACGGGTTTTCGCCTCGCACTCGGCGGCGCGCAGGAATACTTCGGCGTGAAAGCGGATCTCGCCTGCTTCTCGAAGGCTGTGGCGAACGGTATGCCGATCAGCATTCTCAGCGGCCGAGCCGAGATCATGCAGTTGTGCGAAAAAGACATCTTCTTCTTCACTACGTTCGGCGGCGAAGCGCTTTCGCTCGCCGCGACAAAAGCGACGATCACCGAGCTTCGCAAGAAGAATGTGCCACAACAACTGGCAGCGCAGGGCAGGAAGCTTCGCGAAGGCTATAACCGGATCGCCGAAGAACTCGAGATTTCGCACTACACCAAGTGCTCAGGCTTCGACTGTCGTACGATCGTCACATTCGATTCATCGGCAGGGAATCCGCTTGAACTGAAATCCTTAGTACAGCAGGAAATGATCAAGCGCGGCGTACTCTGGGGCGGGTTCCACAACATGAGCTTCTCGCATACCGACGCCGACATCGCGCACACGCTCGCTGCGTACCGGGAGGCGCTTGCGATTCTCAAAGTAGCTGTGGATACGGACACCGTTTCCAGTCGTCTCCGAGGTGAGCCCGTCGAACCGGTCTTCCGCCGAACGAGCAACTTCAATATGAAGCCGACGAAGGTTGTGAAGCAGAAATTAGTATCTTCATCTTGTAGTAACATAGTGTAAGGCATCGTCATTCTGAGCGAAGCGAAGAATCCTTCTGGCGGAACTTCACTGCGTTTCATCAAGGGATTCTTCGCTTCGCTCAGAATGACGTCTGCTTATAGAGAGCAAGCAAAGCCACTACATTCTATCACTTTTATGAACGATCTGTTTTCGCTTCGCGGCAAGGTTGCCATCGTCACCGGAGCGGTCGGGTTAATCGGCAAAGAACATTGTCGCGCACTCTGCGAGGCCGGTGCTGCGGTTGTCGTCGCGGATCTCAACGAAGAACACGCGCAGGCGTTTGCAGCGACATTACCGAATGCAATCGGTGCGCAATTGGATGTGACGAGTGCTGCATCCATCGTCGCATTGCGAGATAGACTGCTTCTAACATATGGCCACATTAACGTGCTGATCAACAACGCGGCGATCAACGATATGTTCGAGAGGCCGGAGCAAGCAGGCGAACTATCGAAATTCGAGAATTACCCTCTCTCGGCATGGCAGAAATCGCTCGATGTCAACCTTACCGGTACATTTCTGTGCTCGCAACTCTTCGGTACGGAAATGGCCAAGGCCGGCAGCGGCAGCATCATCAATGTGGCGAGTACCTATGGGATCGTCGCGCCGGACCAATCGCTCTACCGAATGCCGGACGGCTCGCAGGAATTTTATAAGTCGCCCTCCTACCCGGCTACGAAGGGAGCGGTGATCTCCTTTACCCGATTTCTGGCTGCATACTGGGGACATTGCGGCGTCCGCGTGAACACGCTCTCGCCGGGCGGTGTAGAAAATAGTCAGGATCCGCACTTTATTCAAAACTATTCTGCCAGAACTCCGCTTGGCAGGATGGCCGCGCCGAGTGATTACAAAGGCGCCATCGTCTTTCTTGCAAGCGACGCATCCAGATACATGACCGGAGCGAACCTTGTCGTCGATGGCGGATGGACGGCGTGGTAACGACGTGTGACGGATTAAACCTGAATTCTGACCGTGGCAGCAAAAAAACTTTCCGCAGCAGAGATCAAGCGTCGAGCTCGCAAGATCAAGCTCGTGCTCACCGATGTCGATGGTGTGCTCACCGATACCGGAGTGTATTATTCCGAAAACGGTGAAGTGATGAAACGCTTCTCGATCCGAGACGGCATGGGAGTCGAGCTGATGCGCGACCGGGGTATCGAAACAGCAATCATTACCCGTGAGAAATCGCCGTCGGTCAAGAAACGCGGCCAAAAACTCAAGATGCCCTGGATCTTCCTCGGGATCTGGAGCAAGGTCGAGTTCATCCCGACAATCCTGCAGAAGACAGGGCTACAAATGGACGAACTCGCCTATATCGGCGACGACGTCAACGATCTCGAGATCATTCAAGAGATCGCCAAGCACGGCCTGACCGCAACGCCCGGCGACGGCATGCCCGTGATTAAGCGCGAAGTACATTATATCGCACAGGCAAACGCCGGGTACGGAGCGTTTCGCGACTTCGCGGATTGGTTGCTCGCGATGCGCGAATGATTTCACAATAACATCGTAACGCTTCGGTAACCAGATCGGAATGAGTATTTGTGTTGTGGTGGTGTCTTGGGATTCACTAAAAAACCAGAGACCACATGACAACTCAAGCAGTCACTTCGATCGGTTCTCGCCTTGTCGGCGACGGCCACGAGACCTACGTTATCGCCGAGATCGGTATCAATCATAACGGTTCGCTCGAGCTTGCGAAGCTCCTCATCGACGGCGCAGTCCGTGCCGGTTGCGATGCCGTCAAATTCCAGAAACGTACTCCCGAGCTTTGCGTCCCTCGCGATCAATGGTATATCGAACGCGATACTCCGTGGGGCCGCATGACCTATATCGACTACCGGCACTATGTCGAGTTCGGCCACAAAGAATACACCGAGATCGATAAGCACTGCAAGGCGAAAGGCATTCAGTGGTTCGTCTCGTGCTGGGATTCCCCTTCGGTCGACTTCATTGAGCAGTTCAACCCTCCGGCGTACAAACTTCCGTCGGCAGCGCTCACTGACGTAGAACTCCTGGAGAAGAAGCGATCGACCGGCAAACCGCTCATCATCTCAACCGGCATGTCCACGATGCAAGAGATCGAAGCGGCTGTAGGCATCGTTGGTACGGAGAATCTCTTAATCGCGCATGCAACATCGACCTACCCGTGTCCGCTCGAGGAATTGAACCTCAAGATGATCAAGACGCTGAAGACGAAGTACCCGAACGTTCCGATCGGTTATAGCGGCCATGAAACGGGATTAGCCCCGACCGCAGCAGCTGTGGCAATGGGTGCGACGTTCGTCGAGCGTCACATTACCCTCGATCGTGCGATGTGGGGCTCCGATCAGGCTGCGTCGGTCGAAGTCGGGGGGCTTTCTCGGTTGGTCGAGATGATCCGCGATATCGAAAAAGCTTCCGGCGACGGTATCAAGCGTGTCTATGACAGCGAACTCGGGCCGAAGAAAAAGCTCCGCAAGTACCAGGAAATGCCAGTGTTCGCATAAGACAACCTCGTATTCGTTCTGAGCGCAGCGCTACCCTACCCCGCTGCGCTCAGAGGCGGAGTATATATTCGTTCATCTCCCCCCACTCGGACCGATGCTCGACCTTCGCATCCTCTCCCTTATCGTTATTTCCAGTTCGGCAATCGCTCTTATCGCATTAGAACGCCTGTTTCCGTACGACCCGAGACAACGATTCCTTCGCGAGCAGTTCTTCAACGACCTGCTCCTTTATACGATTGTCCAGAGTTATGTCCTCGGTGTGGGGATTGCATATCTGATCGGCTGGCTCGACTCCGCGAACAGTGTCGCAAGGCTTCACATCGTTTCCTCATGGGGAATCGGCTGGCAATTCGTGTTCTTTCTTGTGCTGCACGATCTCTATATCTATTGGTTTCACCGCTGGCAGCATCACTCCACCTATCTCTGGCGCATTCATGAGGCGCATCATTCCACTCATCACGTCGACTGGCTCTCCGGCAGCCGTTCGCATGCACTGGAGATCCTCATCAATCAATCGATTGAATTCGGCGTGATTGCACTGCTTGGGGGTGCACCGGAGGTCGCGATCTGGAAAGCGACGATCGACGCCGTCTGGGGGATGTACATCCACTCGAATCTGAATGTTCGCAGCGGTTGGCTGCAGCGGATTATTAACGGACCCGAAATGCACCGTTGGCATCATGCCACAGACGCCGATGCGCACAATAGTAATTTTTCAACCAAAATTGCCGCGTGGGACTGGCTCTTCGGGACGGCGTTCCTCCCTCTTGATCGCAAACCGCATGGATATGGGCTCGGGGACATTCACTTCCCCTCCACATATATCAAACAGCTCGTGTTTGCGTTTCGCCGCGAACACTCGAACTGAGCACTGACAAGCAATTCTGACTATTTCCTCTCGGTGGCAACAATACGATCGATCACGTCATGCAGTCGTCTTAATTCCGAACGGCCCCGGTTATTCTTCCCGAGCGTGCAGATCGTCACGATTACCATATCGAGGTCAGGGATGACACATAGCAATTGTCCGCCATACCCGCTGGCGAAATATACCTGATGTCCGTGCGACTGGCGACGCCACCAATAATACCCGTATCCATTCACGTGCGGCGCGACGTCCCAGTGCGCAAGTTCGGCGTGTTTTTGCCATGACTCATCGATCCACTCGGAGGGGAGAAGTTGCCGGCCACCGGCGACACCGTGATGAAGATATAATTCGCCGAGCCTCAGGGCGTCCGTCGCCGTACACCACAATTCGGATCCACCCAGCGATCGTCCTTCTGGGTCGGTTGCCCAGCGCACGACATGAATTCCGGCGGGGATGAACAACGCGGTATCGGCAAACGTCCGGATATCCGTCTTCACGCATCGTGAAAGAGCGACACCGAACATGTGCGCTGCGCCGGTACAATAGTTGAATGTATCACCCGGTTCGGTCTCGAACGGAAGATCAATCATGAATCGTACGGGATCGCTCGCTGAGCAATACTCGTCGATGATCGGACCGAACTCATGGTAGCGAAACCCTGCCTGCATTTGCATTAATTGGCGAAGGCTGAGCAGCTTGCGCAACGAATCGTCTTCACGAAGATCGGCGAGCGCTTCGGAGTCTTCGGGCGATTCGTGAAACCACACATTCTTTGCCAAACGATCGGGTATGCCGTACTCCGGCATAATCGTTAGAAACGGAGTATCAAGATCGGGGAGCAACCCACGAAGCCTCGCTGCGCCGGCGATCGACGAAACGAAGGTCTTCGTCATCGATTTCACATTGAATGGTGTCTGAGATGTCGCTCCATGAAAATACTCCTGGCACCGAACGGAGTCATGACGTTCGACAATGAACGCGGCAAGCGACGGGATCTGCTTCCCGGCTTCACGAACCAGGCGATCCGTTGGTGTTTGTCCGTTCGCTGGATGAGTGCTGCCGAGCAGCAGGAGTACGATCAGACCGACAACCCGTTGCATTCGTCCCATTGGTAGAAACGCACTATTGATAATAGAAGAACATCGGCGGGTACAAACGACAAACGCCGAAGGCGTTGCCTCCGGCGTTCTGAAATTCGGCATGTACCGTTCGGAATTCGAACTGGTGGGCAATACAGGATTCGAACCTGTGACCTTTTCCATGTCAAGGAAACGCGCTAACCAACTGCGCCAATTGCCCGAGTCGGGACGCCTTCAACAGCCCCGTCGCAAAGCAGGTTCCGAGCCGGAGTTATCCGATGCGCTTGGTAAGTGTACGGATCGTCTGTCGATCTTCGAGGCAGTCGCTAATGGCGATCACGAGTTCGCGGGTGTGCTCGTCGTAGTTATCTTCGAGGTTATCGAAGCTCTCGTTGTTGAAGCACTCATAGACCTCGACAA includes these proteins:
- a CDS encoding glycosyltransferase family protein; protein product: MRTVIVIQARTGSSRLPGKVLLPLAGKTLLERMIERVSASSLADEIVIATTIEPQDDPIESLCASTGVRVFRGHPTDLLDRHHAAGKLHGADIVVKIPSDCPLIDPAVIDRVIGTYLEAPDAYDFVSNLHPATYPDGNDVEVLPMHILHTAWLEACRDYEREHTTPFIWEHPERFRIGNVRWESGLDYSMSHRVTIDYIEDYQCICRIFEDLYTNENPIFSLAQIVELLESKPHIAKINNQFAGVNWYRDHLDELRTITHVQTRIAPNQLFA
- a CDS encoding transketolase; the protein is MSLGAERIQHLESLALRVREHIIRMATDGGCFIGASLSCADLLVYMYSEVLNISPSTTADPQRDYFLLSKGHDVPALYGTLAELGFIDTSRLTNHLKTNDSIYWHPNRAVAGVEFHSGSLGHLLSVAIGIAMDIKLRGGSNRVFVILGDGELNEGTIWEGALVAAAKHLDNLIAIVDRNGFQANIRTEELLPLEPIENKFAAFGWSAARTDGHDFLAMSETFATIPFAEGAPTVIIADTVRGKGLPSIEARADRWFVNFTHDEVRQLLGELHGLSVSTLTSTPLMVR
- a CDS encoding transketolase, producing MNYEQQLLAIAQADERIVVMTAENRAAIRNLPAKLGNRFIDVGIAEQTMIAAAAGLALRGRIPVVHALATFLTLRAFEFIRTDIGIGRLPVVIVGGVPGFLSEANGPTHQAIEDIALMRGIPGMGVFCPSDSEELVAALPQIVASAQPYYIRYYSGEPVVMHSAFALGKAEVFWSCYGAGAADDVAILTYGFLLEQALEAQQILQSNGLSVRVVNLRTLSPIDRAAIVDAATSVELLVTLEDHFVIGGLFSIVSELLVRERILPNVLPIALEQRWFKPALLQDVLEYEGFTSEAIARRIAGRLEAADATADVLTISY
- a CDS encoding aminotransferase class III-fold pyridoxal phosphate-dependent enzyme; this encodes MPNIVSLDQDYPITLNSEALYARSEGLIPAHTQTLAKGPRQYVGGSPKYLDHGKGSHIWDVDGNEFIDFQMGIGPLSLGYCYSVVDEAITSQLEKGITFSLMSPLEVEVAELIRSVVPNAEMVRFSKTGCDVTTAAIRLARAYTGREKVLCCGYHGWHDWYIGVTDRSNGIPQAVQDLSFTFNYNDIESVLASIDENTACVILEPIVFEAPRNNFLQELSDVCKRFGALLIFDEMWTGFRLALGGAQEYFGVKADLACFSKAVANGMPISILSGRAEIMQLCEKDIFFFTTFGGEALSLAATKATITELRKKNVPQQLAAQGRKLREGYNRIAEELEISHYTKCSGFDCRTIVTFDSSAGNPLELKSLVQQEMIKRGVLWGGFHNMSFSHTDADIAHTLAAYREALAILKVAVDTDTVSSRLRGEPVEPVFRRTSNFNMKPTKVVKQKLVSSSCSNIV
- a CDS encoding SDR family oxidoreductase is translated as MNDLFSLRGKVAIVTGAVGLIGKEHCRALCEAGAAVVVADLNEEHAQAFAATLPNAIGAQLDVTSAASIVALRDRLLLTYGHINVLINNAAINDMFERPEQAGELSKFENYPLSAWQKSLDVNLTGTFLCSQLFGTEMAKAGSGSIINVASTYGIVAPDQSLYRMPDGSQEFYKSPSYPATKGAVISFTRFLAAYWGHCGVRVNTLSPGGVENSQDPHFIQNYSARTPLGRMAAPSDYKGAIVFLASDASRYMTGANLVVDGGWTAW
- a CDS encoding 3-deoxy-D-manno-octulosonate 8-phosphate phosphatase; this encodes MAAKKLSAAEIKRRARKIKLVLTDVDGVLTDTGVYYSENGEVMKRFSIRDGMGVELMRDRGIETAIITREKSPSVKKRGQKLKMPWIFLGIWSKVEFIPTILQKTGLQMDELAYIGDDVNDLEIIQEIAKHGLTATPGDGMPVIKREVHYIAQANAGYGAFRDFADWLLAMRE
- a CDS encoding N-acetylneuraminate synthase family protein — its product is MTTQAVTSIGSRLVGDGHETYVIAEIGINHNGSLELAKLLIDGAVRAGCDAVKFQKRTPELCVPRDQWYIERDTPWGRMTYIDYRHYVEFGHKEYTEIDKHCKAKGIQWFVSCWDSPSVDFIEQFNPPAYKLPSAALTDVELLEKKRSTGKPLIISTGMSTMQEIEAAVGIVGTENLLIAHATSTYPCPLEELNLKMIKTLKTKYPNVPIGYSGHETGLAPTAAAVAMGATFVERHITLDRAMWGSDQAASVEVGGLSRLVEMIRDIEKASGDGIKRVYDSELGPKKKLRKYQEMPVFA
- a CDS encoding sterol desaturase family protein, which produces MLDLRILSLIVISSSAIALIALERLFPYDPRQRFLREQFFNDLLLYTIVQSYVLGVGIAYLIGWLDSANSVARLHIVSSWGIGWQFVFFLVLHDLYIYWFHRWQHHSTYLWRIHEAHHSTHHVDWLSGSRSHALEILINQSIEFGVIALLGGAPEVAIWKATIDAVWGMYIHSNLNVRSGWLQRIINGPEMHRWHHATDADAHNSNFSTKIAAWDWLFGTAFLPLDRKPHGYGLGDIHFPSTYIKQLVFAFRREHSN
- a CDS encoding serine hydrolase, with protein sequence MQRVVGLIVLLLLGSTHPANGQTPTDRLVREAGKQIPSLAAFIVERHDSVRCQEYFHGATSQTPFNVKSMTKTFVSSIAGAARLRGLLPDLDTPFLTIMPEYGIPDRLAKNVWFHESPEDSEALADLREDDSLRKLLSLRQLMQMQAGFRYHEFGPIIDEYCSASDPVRFMIDLPFETEPGDTFNYCTGAAHMFGVALSRCVKTDIRTFADTALFIPAGIHVVRWATDPEGRSLGGSELWCTATDALRLGELYLHHGVAGGRQLLPSEWIDESWQKHAELAHWDVAPHVNGYGYYWWRRQSHGHQVYFASGYGGQLLCVIPDLDMVIVTICTLGKNNRGRSELRRLHDVIDRIVATERK